A genomic region of Bacteroidota bacterium contains the following coding sequences:
- the miaA gene encoding tRNA (adenosine(37)-N6)-dimethylallyltransferase MiaA has protein sequence MLHLDRNIFNSILVLGPTASGKTKLAVQLAHEQNGCVLSADSRQVYKHLDIGTGKDLEEYIIDNKQIPYQLIDIADLGTKYNLSNYINDFANAWQGCEAAKQLPIVCGGTGLYLDAILKGHNYAHVPVDAAFRKKLESMSKQELLAYYHKLPQTSYHTLADISTDRRLIRAIEIVAYLQYNIIEPTSFPEVKPYIIGINKTVELRREKIKTRLIYRLQNGLIDEVRSLLQQGLTTEYLIKLGLEYKYITLYILGELDYAEMEEQLYNHICQFAKRQMTWFRKMEREGCVIHWTPSF, from the coding sequence TTGCTCCATTTAGATAGAAATATATTTAATAGTATTTTGGTGCTAGGGCCAACTGCAAGTGGTAAGACCAAGTTGGCTGTACAACTTGCCCATGAGCAAAATGGCTGTGTGCTTAGTGCTGATAGTAGACAAGTGTATAAACATTTGGATATTGGAACAGGAAAAGATTTGGAAGAATATATAATAGATAACAAACAAATTCCTTATCAACTAATTGATATAGCCGACCTTGGGACTAAATACAATTTGAGTAATTATATAAATGATTTTGCAAATGCGTGGCAAGGATGCGAAGCTGCAAAACAATTGCCTATAGTATGTGGTGGAACTGGATTGTATTTAGATGCGATTTTAAAAGGGCATAACTACGCCCATGTACCTGTTGATGCAGCATTTAGAAAGAAATTAGAATCAATGAGCAAACAAGAATTGTTAGCATACTATCATAAACTCCCACAAACTTCTTATCATACTTTAGCTGATATTTCAACTGACAGACGATTAATCAGAGCCATAGAAATTGTAGCGTATTTGCAATACAATATTATTGAACCAACAAGTTTTCCAGAAGTGAAGCCTTATATAATAGGAATAAATAAAACGGTAGAGTTACGCCGCGAAAAAATAAAAACCCGATTAATTTATAGACTGCAAAATGGTTTGATAGATGAAGTGAGGTCTCTCTTGCAGCAAGGCTTAACAACAGAATATTTAATTAAATTAGGATTAGAGTATAAGTATATCACTTTATATATATTGGGCGAATTAGATTATGCCGAAATGGAAGAACAGTTATATAATCATATTTGCCAATTTGCAAAGCGACAAATGACGTGGTTCAGGAAAATGGAACGAGAAGGGTGTGTTATACATTGGACTCCGTCATTCTGA
- the nadD gene encoding nicotinate (nicotinamide) nucleotide adenylyltransferase, which translates to MHVGLFFGSFNPIHKGHEAIALYMLRFFDEIWLVVSPQNPFKINQKLVPVELRLEWAKAIFENNKYIQISEVELQLPLPSFTYQTLEHLQTQYPSNTFSLIMGADNLRKFYKWKNYKDIIHQYQVYIYNRVAKSNYLLLHDNIVYTHAPLLNVSSTIIRESIYSGGEIEKLIDEAIVDSVKKYYNGATP; encoded by the coding sequence ATGCATGTAGGTCTTTTCTTTGGTTCTTTTAACCCCATACACAAAGGGCATGAGGCCATAGCCTTGTATATGTTGCGTTTCTTTGATGAAATATGGTTGGTCGTATCTCCGCAAAACCCCTTTAAGATAAACCAAAAGCTTGTGCCGGTGGAACTGCGTTTGGAATGGGCAAAAGCAATTTTTGAAAATAATAAATATATACAAATAAGCGAAGTCGAATTGCAATTGCCGCTTCCTTCTTTCACCTACCAAACTTTGGAGCACCTGCAAACACAGTATCCTAGCAATACTTTTTCGCTGATAATGGGTGCCGATAATCTCCGGAAATTTTATAAATGGAAAAACTATAAGGATATCATTCACCAATATCAAGTATATATATATAATAGAGTGGCTAAAAGCAATTATTTATTGCTGCACGACAATATTGTATACACCCATGCTCCCCTACTCAATGTATCGTCTACTATCATTAGGGAAAGCATCTATTCTGGTGGGGAAATAGAAAAACTAATTGATGAAGCAATTGTTGATAGTGTTAAGAAATATTATAATGGTGCCACGCCATGA
- a CDS encoding glycosyltransferase family 2 protein, with translation MKVTGFSFIKNAVKYDFPIVEAITSILPICDEFVIAVGKSEDDTLGLINSIGSPKIRIVETVWDETLREGGRVLADETNKAYNAISADTDWCFYIQGDEVFHENDLPKIKAAMELYNDDKTVEGLVFDHINFFGSYDFIADSRHWQKKEVRVVRKGPSINSHKDAMSFRKNGEKLYCKLVDATIYHYGWVKDPRIQTEKRKAFEKLWHDDNWMEENIKDESLFDYSSIDSVKRFTGTHPAVIAERIKKTNWTFEFDPTRSITLPLKKQLLNWFYQTTGIHIGEFKNYRVR, from the coding sequence TTGAAAGTAACCGGATTTAGTTTTATCAAAAATGCCGTTAAATATGACTTCCCCATCGTGGAGGCCATTACATCTATACTACCCATTTGTGATGAATTTGTGATAGCAGTCGGCAAATCGGAGGATGATACCTTAGGCTTGATAAATAGCATTGGCTCACCCAAAATACGCATAGTAGAAACGGTCTGGGATGAAACCTTGCGTGAAGGCGGTCGTGTACTAGCCGATGAAACCAACAAAGCATATAATGCCATTAGTGCCGATACCGATTGGTGTTTTTATATACAAGGAGACGAAGTTTTTCATGAAAATGATTTGCCGAAAATAAAAGCCGCGATGGAATTATATAATGATGATAAAACTGTGGAAGGTTTGGTATTTGACCATATTAACTTTTTTGGCAGTTACGATTTTATTGCAGACTCACGACACTGGCAAAAGAAAGAAGTACGTGTGGTGCGTAAAGGCCCCAGTATCAATTCACACAAAGATGCCATGAGTTTTAGAAAAAACGGGGAGAAACTATATTGTAAATTGGTGGATGCAACTATATACCATTACGGTTGGGTAAAAGACCCTCGTATACAAACCGAAAAAAGAAAAGCTTTCGAGAAATTGTGGCATGACGATAATTGGATGGAGGAAAATATTAAGGACGAAAGTTTGTTCGATTACTCGAGTATCGATTCTGTGAAAAGATTTACAGGCACACATCCCGCTGTAATAGCTGAACGTATTAAAAAAACAAATTGGACTTTTGAATTTGACCCCACACGTTCGATAACACTTCCGCTGAAAAAACAATTGTTGAATTGGTTTTACCAAACTACAGGAATTCATATTGGGGAGTTTAAGAATTATAGGGTGAGGTGA
- the ygiD gene encoding 4,5-DOPA dioxygenase extradiol, producing the protein MKREHFLKLLASTPFAASAMKLNEFDNITKDLGSSPLMPVLFVGHGNPMNALWDNPFTQSLKKLGEDINEIENPKAILMVSAHWLTNGTYVQASPKPQTIHDFGGFPKELFDMQYPAVGSPEFANQVTTLLTHAKTTEEWGLDHGAWSILKHIYPAADVPVFQLSIDYSQPMQYHFSLSKQLCILRERGVLIIGSGNIVHNLRMSFEKFAISDSKPYDWAVEFDEWVKMRINDRNFTDIIAYEKAGKSGSLAVPTPDHYIPLLYSVALTEPNEKIEHTYEEVSFGGMSMRTIKIG; encoded by the coding sequence ATGAAAAGAGAGCACTTTTTAAAACTATTAGCTTCAACACCCTTTGCTGCATCAGCTATGAAACTAAACGAATTCGATAATATCACCAAAGACCTTGGGTCATCGCCATTAATGCCCGTGCTATTTGTAGGCCACGGCAATCCGATGAATGCATTGTGGGACAATCCATTTACCCAAAGTTTGAAAAAGCTGGGCGAAGACATCAATGAAATAGAAAACCCTAAAGCAATACTAATGGTATCGGCCCATTGGCTCACCAATGGCACTTATGTGCAAGCAAGCCCAAAACCGCAAACTATTCACGACTTTGGTGGCTTCCCCAAAGAATTGTTCGACATGCAATATCCCGCAGTGGGCTCTCCTGAATTTGCTAACCAAGTTACTACACTACTTACCCATGCCAAAACCACCGAAGAATGGGGACTTGACCATGGAGCATGGAGTATTTTGAAACATATATATCCCGCCGCCGATGTGCCTGTATTTCAATTGAGCATTGATTATTCTCAACCTATGCAATATCACTTCAGCCTCTCGAAACAACTTTGTATACTGCGTGAACGTGGCGTACTTATTATAGGTAGTGGCAATATTGTACACAACCTTCGAATGAGTTTCGAAAAATTCGCTATTAGCGACAGCAAGCCTTACGACTGGGCTGTGGAGTTTGACGAATGGGTAAAAATGCGAATAAACGACCGCAATTTTACCGATATCATTGCATACGAAAAAGCAGGGAAATCTGGCTCTTTGGCTGTTCCCACACCCGATCATTATATACCTTTATTATATAGTGTCGCACTAACCGAACCTAACGAAAAAATAGAACATACCTATGAAGAAGTTTCCTTTGGTGGCATGAGTATGCGAACTATTAAAATTGGGTAA
- a CDS encoding DNA-3-methyladenine glycosylase has product MPTKLPKSFYLQTDVVSIAKQLLGKLLCTNIEGQLAKAIITETEAYNGIIDKASHAFGDRNTPRTSTMYMQGGVAYIYLCYGIHHLFNVVSHHKDIPHAVLIRAAEPIEGIEHMLERRNRTKLDRTLSAGPGTLSQALGIDRTLNGESLTGKKIWIEDAPLLAEKDIIITTRIGVDYAAEDALLPYRFYIKNSKFVSRY; this is encoded by the coding sequence ATGCCAACCAAACTCCCCAAAAGCTTTTATTTGCAAACAGATGTAGTGTCAATTGCTAAACAACTATTGGGTAAATTACTCTGCACAAATATTGAAGGCCAGTTAGCCAAAGCCATTATTACAGAAACTGAAGCTTATAATGGAATCATTGACAAAGCATCACATGCCTTTGGCGACCGCAATACACCGCGTACCAGCACCATGTATATGCAGGGCGGTGTAGCCTATATATATTTATGCTATGGCATTCATCATTTATTTAATGTGGTATCTCATCACAAAGATATTCCACATGCTGTCCTTATCAGAGCTGCTGAGCCTATAGAAGGTATCGAACACATGCTTGAAAGAAGAAACAGAACTAAACTAGACCGCACCCTTTCAGCAGGCCCAGGTACTCTGAGCCAGGCTTTGGGTATTGATAGAACCTTAAATGGCGAATCATTGACAGGAAAAAAAATATGGATAGAAGATGCCCCACTACTTGCCGAAAAAGATATAATAATAACTACCCGCATTGGCGTTGACTATGCCGCCGAGGATGCACTGTTGCCGTACCGTTTTTATATAAAAAACAGTAAGTTTGTAAGTAGGTATTAA
- a CDS encoding VWA domain-containing protein, translated as MNKKNLIKVLYTFLFASILFAVPAAAQKKKTRILFLLDASGSMLSKLEKETRMATAKRLLANIVDSLKTVDDLELALRVFGHQSQAKMQDCNDTKLEVPFTKGNHDLIKEKLKKISPKGTTLIAHALTMSGPDFTPDPLARNVIILITDGIEECKGDPCAVSEALQKAGVTLKPFVIGLASTVDFKSAYQCVGRFYNATTEESFNNVLRVVIAQAMNNTTVQVNLIDAFGRAVESNVPMTFYNTENGQLEYNFVHTLNDRALPDTLSIEPTIKYRLVVHTIPEVIVENIELQAGRHNTIPVDVPQGSLQLIVGGLNVNDKVQCLVRKNKEYWTLTEQDFNTTRKYITGLYDLEILTLPRIYLKEISLDAYQVTKIEIPTPGKLSLVSFNDVYGSIYQWTNNRLEWVCDLDEKLRRKVITLQPTLDKPYKLIYRYKQHTRADRTFEKDFEIKSGLTTSLSL; from the coding sequence ATGAACAAAAAAAATTTGATTAAAGTATTATATACATTTTTATTTGCAAGTATACTATTTGCAGTTCCCGCAGCAGCCCAAAAGAAAAAAACACGCATACTTTTTTTACTCGATGCATCGGGTAGCATGTTGTCTAAGCTTGAGAAAGAAACACGCATGGCTACCGCCAAGCGATTGCTTGCAAATATAGTAGACAGTTTAAAAACTGTAGACGATTTGGAACTTGCCTTACGTGTATTCGGCCATCAAAGCCAAGCGAAAATGCAGGATTGTAATGATACAAAATTGGAAGTTCCTTTTACCAAAGGCAACCACGATCTTATTAAAGAAAAGCTAAAAAAAATTAGTCCTAAGGGCACTACACTTATCGCACACGCACTAACCATGAGTGGCCCAGATTTTACACCTGACCCTTTAGCCAGAAATGTTATCATACTTATTACCGATGGAATAGAAGAATGCAAGGGCGATCCTTGTGCTGTGTCTGAAGCATTGCAAAAGGCGGGAGTCACCCTTAAACCCTTTGTAATAGGGCTTGCCAGCACTGTCGACTTCAAATCTGCCTACCAATGTGTGGGTCGTTTTTATAATGCTACTACCGAGGAATCTTTTAATAATGTACTGCGAGTGGTAATTGCACAGGCCATGAATAATACCACAGTGCAAGTAAATCTGATAGATGCATTTGGCCGTGCGGTGGAATCGAATGTACCCATGACTTTTTATAATACGGAAAACGGACAGCTCGAATATAATTTTGTGCATACCCTCAATGATCGTGCATTGCCTGATACGCTGAGCATTGAACCTACTATTAAATATAGATTGGTGGTGCATACCATACCTGAGGTGATAGTAGAAAATATAGAATTGCAGGCAGGTCGTCATAATACCATTCCCGTGGATGTACCACAAGGTTCTTTGCAACTAATAGTGGGCGGATTAAACGTGAATGATAAGGTGCAATGCCTTGTGCGAAAAAATAAAGAATATTGGACACTCACCGAGCAGGACTTTAATACCACCCGAAAATATATAACAGGTTTGTATGATTTGGAAATACTAACCTTGCCCCGAATATATCTTAAAGAAATTTCGTTGGATGCCTACCAAGTTACCAAAATAGAAATACCCACACCGGGCAAATTGTCATTGGTATCGTTCAACGACGTATATGGCTCTATTTACCAGTGGACCAATAACAGATTGGAATGGGTTTGCGACCTCGACGAAAAACTACGCCGCAAAGTAATAACCCTTCAACCCACCTTAGATAAACCTTATAAACTTATATATCGTTACAAGCAACATACACGAGCAGACAGAACCTTTGAAAAAGACTTCGAAATAAAATCAGGGTTAACTACTTCTTTGTCATTGTAG
- a CDS encoding WG repeat-containing protein: protein MLKYILIASILLFTKVSVAQSYDLLPVRVDSLHWGYIDTKGEITIKGPFDDAYFFNGDRARIKLNGRYGFIDKQGNIAIPARYHLAHDFDCGYSLVEDSIYHEHFIDTKGEKAFGLPKGVDIAESFKNGFSKVFSQYYTYETKTPKHHYKIGFMNTNGDIAFNIEAEDVGDFDRGRAIVIKNKVLGLIDTTGKFILKPKYDYIGIFCEGLALVRLGKYYGYIDTLGKLVIKTKYINASDFASGLAPITLDTMWGYIDHKGKIVIAREYMWAESFSEGLAGVVMNKKWGMIDPTGYMKVRPIFDDYAPFSEGLAAVKYMNAWGYLDKDATFKIEPQYTLAGSFINGITQVEDGVNTIYIDKTGRKIYSFRKHKKEHWW, encoded by the coding sequence ATGCTCAAATATATCCTCATAGCCTCCATCCTCTTATTTACAAAGGTTTCTGTTGCCCAATCGTACGACCTGCTGCCTGTGCGGGTAGACTCATTGCACTGGGGTTATATCGATACCAAAGGCGAAATAACCATTAAGGGTCCTTTCGATGATGCCTACTTTTTTAATGGCGACCGTGCACGCATCAAACTAAATGGCCGCTATGGTTTTATTGACAAGCAAGGCAATATTGCTATACCTGCCCGCTACCATTTGGCCCACGATTTCGATTGCGGCTATAGCTTGGTGGAAGACAGTATATATCATGAACATTTTATTGATACCAAAGGCGAAAAAGCATTTGGACTGCCAAAAGGTGTTGACATAGCCGAGTCTTTTAAAAATGGTTTTAGCAAGGTATTTTCGCAGTATTATACTTATGAAACCAAAACACCAAAACACCATTATAAAATCGGTTTCATGAATACCAATGGCGATATAGCTTTCAACATAGAGGCTGAAGATGTGGGCGACTTCGACCGAGGTCGTGCAATAGTAATAAAAAATAAGGTACTGGGTCTGATTGATACCACAGGCAAATTTATTCTTAAACCCAAATACGATTATATTGGAATTTTTTGTGAAGGACTGGCATTGGTACGACTTGGCAAATACTATGGCTATATCGACACTCTAGGTAAGTTGGTTATAAAAACGAAATATATAAACGCTTCCGATTTTGCCAGCGGATTGGCACCTATTACACTGGATACGATGTGGGGATATATCGACCATAAAGGTAAAATTGTGATAGCACGAGAATATATGTGGGCAGAATCGTTCAGCGAAGGATTGGCAGGTGTTGTAATGAACAAAAAATGGGGAATGATTGACCCAACAGGTTATATGAAAGTTCGCCCTATATTCGACGACTATGCCCCTTTTAGCGAAGGCTTGGCCGCAGTAAAATATATGAACGCTTGGGGCTATTTAGATAAGGATGCCACATTCAAAATAGAACCGCAATATACATTGGCGGGTAGCTTTATCAATGGCATCACACAAGTAGAAGATGGAGTGAATACAATATATATTGATAAAACTGGACGCAAAATATATAGTTTCCGCAAACACAAAAAAGAACATTGGTGGTAA